The Thermotoga maritima MSB8 region GTCTTCTGGAGAAACTCCCATCTTTTCACATATCTCGAGGTAGTACCTCGGGTCTGGCTTGCAAAAATGGAAGCTCTCCATGTCTGTTATCAAGTGGAAATCGTCTTCTGACAGTCCAATCCAGTTCAGTCGCTTCAAAATAGCGATTCTTGGAAAGACAGGGTTCGTTGCCAGAACAACCTTCCCTTCTTTTTTCTTCTCTTTCAAAAGGTCCACCGTCCCCTTCACGGGTTCGACCGTACCTTTGAGCGAATCGAAAAGCTCGCTTTCATAAAACTCCATGAAGAGTTCTTTCCATTTCTCTGCACACTGTGACGTTCTCTTTTCAAGGCATTTCATGTATCTCTCCAGATTGGTTGACCCATCCGGATTCCTGGTTATTTCCTCCACACAGCCAAGAACCAGCTCTGGAGAGATCGAAACACCTCTATCTCTGAAAAAAGAAGTGAGTTTCTTAAAATATTCCTCTGCGAATCCGTTGTCTTCGGCCAGTGTGCCGTCGTAATCGAAAAGGAAAATTCTCACACTCACCCCTCCTTTTTAACTATTCTAACACTGGTTCGATGATAGAATCTTTAACGGGAGGTGATTGGTTCTGGAGAGAGAAACCATCGGAATAAAACTTCTGAGAGGAGATCCCAGAAAAGCCATAGTGAAACTCTCAATTCCCATGATGCTCGCCATGCTGGTCCAGACGATTTACAACTTAGCTGATGGTATCTGGGTCGCGGGACTGGGACCTTACGCACTGGCAGCGATAGGATTGTTCTTCCCTGTTTTCATGGTGATCATCTCCCTCGCCGCAGGTATAGGGGTTGGGGCGAGTTCGGTGGTGTCCCAAAAGATTGGAGAAAGAGACAAGGAAGGAGCAGATACCGCGGCTTCTGTTTCCATCCTGCTTTCAATCGTCATTGGTTTTTTGAGCATTGCTGTTATTCTTCCCTTCATTTCTGACATCCTCATCTTCGCGGGAGCTCAGGGGGAAACTCTCAGACTGGCCCTCGAGTATTCGGTGATCCTCGTGTATTTCATTCCCCTTATCATGTTCAACAACGTAGCAAACGGTGTTTTCAGAGGTGAAGGAGACGCGAAAAGAGCGATGGTGGCCATAACGATAGGTTCCCTTCTGAACATAGGTCTGGATCCCGTGTTCATCTACGTCTTCGGTATGGGGATCAGAGGAGCAGCGTACGCCACCGTGGTATCAATCGCTGTTTCTTCCCTTCTGATCGCGTACTGGATGTTTTTCAAGAAGGACACGTACGTATCCTTCCGTTTGAAATGGGATGGAGAAATCCTGAAGAGAATATTGAAGATCGGTATTCCGGCTTCGCTGGCACAAATTTCAATGTCGGTGGCGATCTACGTGCTCAACGTCTTTGCGGTGAGGTCAGGAGGAGACTACGGAGTTGCGGTTTTCACGAGTGCGTGGCGTGTCATAAATTTCGGAACTGTCCCTCTCATTGGAATGGCCATGGCCGTGACATCCGTTACAGGTGCCGCTTTTGGTGAGAGAAACGGGGAGAAACTCGAAACGGCACATCTCTACGCCGTGAAACTCGGATTTTTCGTAGGGCTGGCAGTGATGTTCACAATCTTGATTTTTGCCCCATACATCGCTAGGTTGTTCACTTATTCTCAGGAAGGTGAAAAATTATACAGCGATCTGGTGAAAGCCCTCAGAATCCTGAGTCTTTTTCTTCCAGGTGTTCCATTTGGAATGTTCACTTCCTCCATGTTTCAGGGAGTGGGTCAGGGACTCAAAAGTCTGATTGTCACCATCATGAGAACTGTGATTATGCAGGTTGTTTTTTCGTGGCTGTTCGTCTTTGTTCTGAGAATAGGACTTGTAGGAGTCTGGTGGGGCATAGTCCTTGGAAACACCACATCGGCTTTCATCACTTTCAACTGGGGAAGGTTCACAGTGAAACACCTCAAAAGGGATTTTCAAAAAAACATCACATAGGAGGGGTTTGAATGCTCAAGTTGGAGGCCAATTACTCCACGATCGAGAAGATCGTTTTGAAAAGCACCGAAGGATTTTCTCAATTCTCACTTTCGAAGGAGGATGAAAACCTTAAGGTGAAACTGAAGCACGGTTCCTTTCCTTTTTCCCTGTCGGTGAAAGTCAAAGTAGTATCGACGCAGAAAACACCCGATGATCCCATCATCCTGAAAGTAGGTGTGCCCTCTTTCCTAATGGAAATGCTGAAAAGCAGAATAGAGCGAGAAGGACTGGAAGTTCACGGGAACGAGATTCACATCTACCCCAAAAAGATAGCAAGATTTTTCGAGGATCTGATCGTATCGAGATTGGAATTTGAAGACGACAGAGTGATACTTCACCTCGAGGAGGTCTGATCCTTGGCGACCTTCTGCAGAGGCTGACAGTTTCTGAGGATGAAGTATCTGGAAGCCTCTATTTGCTGTATGGCCTTTACATAGCCATCTAAAAACTCCACGTACCTTTGAGGAGTACCATTTTTTCTGTCGATAGCCGTACTCTTATCCAGTCTACCGTCCCATGAGACAATGAACACCCGGTTGTCGTCTATGAAAGATCCGTCCGGAACGTGATATCTCAAAGCAGCAAAACCATGTTTCGCGTTCAGAAGATCCTGCCCCATGAAGAAACCTTCTCTGTAATTTATTCCCATCACATTCAGGATCGTGGGAAGAAAGTCTATCTGTCCTCCAGGGACGTTGACTACTCTACGAATGTTCTCTCCAGGGATGTGGATAGCAAAGGGAATGTTGAGGGCGATTTCGAAAGAGAATTCTCTATCCAGGATCTCAGGTATCTTCGTTTTGACTTCCCTGTTGAATGGATACAGACCCGCGTGGTCACCGTAGAGAACGATCACGGAGTTTTCGTAGAGTTCAGCGCGTTTCAACTCATCAATAAAAACACCGAACGCTTCATCGGCGTAATGTATAGCCTGCAGATAGTGTCCAACGATGGTATCAGCTATGTCTTCAGGAAGTTCGAGTTTTCTGTGCTCTTCAGGAATAACAAAGGGAGTGTGACTGGATATAGTTATCAAAAAAGCGTAGAAGGGTTGTGGATAGTTTCGCAGTTTCTGAACAGCCTGCTTGAAGAAAGAAACATCAGCCAATCCCATTCCGAAAACCTCATCCTGCTGGAAATCCTCAAGACTCACGAATTCGTCGAAACCGATGTGTTTGTAAACCTCTTCTCTGTTCCAGAACCAGCCAACGTTTCCATGAAACGCTATTGTGTGATAGCCGTTTTGTTTCATAATTCTGGGCAAAGCAGGAAGGTTTATCACGGGGTACTCTTCATAGACCACACTGTCTCCCAGTGTGTGAAGAGAGGTGTTCACAATAAACTCGGCGTCCGCCGTGTTCCCGCTCCCCACTTGCTGGTAGCAGCTTGAGAAATAGACGGTTCCGGAATCTCTCAAAAATGAATTTATGTTCGGCGTGACTTCTTGCCCGTTCACCTCAAGACCGATCACGAAATTCTGCAGCGATTCCATCTGAACGACTATCACGTTTTTTCCTTTTCCTATTCCGAAAAAGCTTTTTTGAGAAGGTTTTGTCGTTTCATTTCTAACAGAAGAAACTGTCAGATCGTTGTTTTCTTCTTTCTTGTTCACAAAGAGATTGATGATGTCCTGAACGTGATAATCGAAAACACCGTATCTGTTGAAGACAAACTTCGATTGTAGATTCTGAGAGGTGTGGATGGCACCGAGAAAGGTGAAAGACAGAACCAGGACAAAAAGCGAAGACAGAGAATACGCTCGCTTCGTATTTTCTTTGAAGAAAAACCACACGAAAGGAAGATCCGCCACAAAGAGAAGAGAGTACAAATCGATGAAGTACTTGATTTCACCGCCGAGATCTCCCACCTGAGGAAGCAGAACTACTTCCTTAATGGATGGAAGGTTTCCAAAGTTCTGAAAGTACAGAAAATCAACGAACAACAGAAGGGAGAGCACCGTGTAAAGAAGCTTGTGCCCTCCCTTAAAAACCAGAATCAGCAACATCAACCATCCTGCGGTACTGAAAACAACGGAAACACTGAAAGAACTCAAAGTAGGCACGTAGAAAAGAACGATCTTTGCTGCCAAGAAAACAACCAGAAGATAGTCGCTCATTTTACTCCCCTGTCGCCGTGGAAGGTGTAGACTCTTCTGTTGTCTTCATCGCTTCGAGAATGGCTTCCACCTGATTGTAGGCAGATTCGTAATCCATGAAGTTTGGATCGATTTTTTTCATCTCATCAAGGTAATACTTCGCAGATGTGGGATCGTTCAGTGCAAGACTCATATCGTAAAGCATGTAATAAGAGTCGAGACGAATGCTGGTAGAAGCGTCCGTCGCTTCAGCCACTGTGTAAAGACCGAGAAGAACTCCAAATATCTGGTTTGGATCGTAGGTTCCAGTTGACAGATAAGGTTTGATTTGGTTGTAAAGATTGGAGTAATAGTTGTACTTGATGTTTATGTCGTTGGGGTGCAAGCGGTACGCGTACTCCAGTACATACGTGGAAGACGGGTAGTTCTCGTAAAGATAATCCACAACTGCTCTTTTTTTGTTTTCCAACTCTGCTTTTTTCTTTTCAAGCTCTTCTTTTCTTGCGTCGACTTCTTCGATGGAGAGTTTCCCGTACTTCTTTATAAGATCCTCATCTGGTTCCTGGGAGTTTTCAAGTGCTGTTCTGTACTGAGTCAATTCGGCTATCTGTTTGGTGAGTTCCTGGATCTTGCTGTCGGAAAGAAGGACGAAGAGAGATTTCAGCTCATCTGGTGTTTCTGCCGCCAGGTTTTCTCCCTGGAAGAGAAGGTTCGCCAGTTTTTCATAGAGATCTTCTTCGTTCTTGAGGTACTTCCACCAATACTCAAGAACCTGATCGTTGAACGCGTACGATAGATTTTCTTCCTTCATGAACTCTTCCAGCCACTTCTGGAATTTTTCCTGTTCCAGTTTCGTTTTCACATCACTGTACGCGTCGCTGTTCGAGAAAGCGTTGAAATCCGTTAGAACCGAAGAAGTTTTCACCCTGAACACGTACCATTGATCGAGGAAATAGAACGGTCCGACAATCGAACCTGGAGTGGCACTGAACAGAGCCGTGTCTATTTCATCCGGGAAAATCCCCCTTGTGGCGTTGGAAAAAGGTTGAACAGTAACATTCATACTGGAAGCTGCTTCATCGAAACCCATTTCACTTGCTTTTGCAATGAACTCCTGAGCCGTGGAACTGCTGTCAAACGACACGGCTTCTATGTCAACTCTGTCGTACTGCTTCTGAAGGTCTTCCTTGTTTTCCTCGAAATATTTCTTTATTTCGTCCTCGGTGACAACTCCCACTTTTTCCTGAACCTTTTTGATGGTGAGCTGAACTCGAATTTGAGGTTCCAGGTAGTTCTTCTCGTAGTTCGAAAGGCTTCCGTACATTCTCTCTATCCGGTTGAGCTGATTTTGATCGTTCTTTATTGTTTGGATAACGTTGTTCACTTCCTGTTCGATTTCTTTCTTGGAAGGCTTTATGTTGTTCTTTTCCGCATAGTAAAGAACCACTTTCTGCTGGAGAAAGACGTCCGCTATCAGAGCTTTGAGTCTGGGTTCTTCAAAAAGTGGATCGAGAGATGTGATCTGATAAGAACTCAACAGGTTGGAGTAGTAGTCATTCACTTCCCACGGCATGAGCCAGTAGATAGGATCGTTCAGAGCCGTTCCGTCTTTTGTGATGTAAGCGAGACTCTGTTCGAGGGTGTATTTAACGTTGTTCTGGGTGTTTCTGAGGTTGATCGACACCGACCACCAGATCATACCCGCCACGAACGCAATAGCAATCGTCCAGATAATGACCCCTTGCCACTTTTTCATCCATTTTCTCATTCTTCAAACCCTCCTTCGAATTCCGCCTCTTCTTCCTCGAACTTTTTGGGTTTCACAATTGGGAAGGGAATCACATCCCTTATTGTGGGGGAATCCGTGATGAACATGAAGAGCCTGTCAAGACCGATTCCCAGTCCTCCCGTGGGAGGCATACCATACTCGAGGGCCCTCACAAAATCGAGATCCATCATGTGTGCTTCTTCATCTCCCTCTTCTCTCATTTTCGCCTGTTCGAGAAATCTCTGGTATTGATCAACGGGATCGTTCAGCTCACTGAACGCGTTCGCGATCTCTCTTCCGAATATGATGAGTTCGAACCTTTCCGTGAGTCTAGGATCCTCTCGGTGTCTTTTGGCAAGAGGGGAAATCACCACAGGATGATCGATTATGAAGGTGGGGTTCACCAGCTCTTCTTCCACCAGATCTCTGAGTTTGTCTATGAGGTGTGCTCTGTTCTTTATTTCCAGTTCTACCCCATGTTCTTCGAGCTTCTTCAACAACACTTCATCGGGATCTTCGAGGATGTCCACCCCGAGTTTTTCTTTGAGAAAGTCTCTCATTCTCACTCTTTTCCAGGGTGGTGTGAAGTCTATCTCCTTGCCTTGGTAGGAGATTTTCAAGGTGCCACATGTTCTTTTCACAACTTCCACTATCAACTCTTCAGTGAGATCCATCATATCGTTGTAATCCGCGTAAGCCTGGTAGATCTCTATGCTGGTGAACTCGGGACTGTGTTTGTAAGATATTCCTTCGTTTCTGAAGTTCTTTCCTATCTCGTATATCTTTTCAAAACCGCCGACGATCAACCTTTTCAGGTAAAGCTCCGGTGCGATTCTCAAATACATATCGATATCAAAAACGTTGAGATGGGTCACAAAAGGCCTCGCTTCCGCACCACCCGTGACGTAATGAAGAATAGGTGTTTCCACTTCGATGAATCCCCTGCTGTTGAGAAATTCCCGTATCACACGGACGGCCTTGAATCGCTTTTTGAACCTCTCAATAGCCTCGTCGTTCACGATGAGTTCGAGGTACCTCTGCCTGTATATGATTTCCTTATCTTTTATGCCGTGCCACTTCTCGGGCAGAGGCCGCAGAGCCTTGCTCAGAAGCGTGTATTCTTGAACGTAAATGGTCAACTCTCCGGTTTTGCTTTTGAACGGAAAGCCTCTTACTCCTACAAAGTCACCTATTTTGACGTGTCTTTTGAAGAGATCCATCTTTTCCTTCCCAACAGAATCTGCTTTTATGTAAGCCTGGATCCGGCCCGTGTCATCTTTCATGTGAAAGAAGGCCGTCTTTCCGTGGTGACGTATCGACATGACTCTCCCTGCGAAAGAGAGCTTTTCAGATTCAAGAACTTCTCCAGCTTGAAGATAGTCGTACTTTTCCCTTATTTCTCTGGCCGTGAGTTCCTTTTCGAATTTGTAAGGATATGGCTCTATACCCATAGAACGAAGTTCCTGTATCTCTTTGAGTCGTTGTTCTTTGAACTCTTTCAGCACACAACCACCTCCGTTACTTGTTCATTACCGCTATCACCTGATAACGCTGAACACCACTGGGAGCTTTTACCTTTACCACATCTCCCACCTTTCTACCGAGAAGACTTTTGCCCAGTGGAGAATCGGAGCTCAGCTTCTGAGCGAAAAAGTCCGCTTCCTGAGGTGTGACGATTCGAAATTTGTGCTCTTCACCGGTATCCAGGTTCTTTATAACAACCCATTTCCCCAGTGTAACCTCGTCGCTTTCCTCAGAATCTTCTATGATCTCCGCGTTGCTCAGAATCTGTTCGATCTCCATGATCCTGCTTCCAACACGCCCCTGTTCGTTCTTCGCAGCTTCGTACTCCGAGTTTTCCGATAGGTCTCCGAGTTCCCTCGCTTCTTTTATTCTTTCAGAGATCTCGTACATGAATTTCCTTTTCAGATCTTCCAATTCCTTCTTCAGCTTCTCATAGCCTTCACGGGTGAGACGAACTTTCTTCATTGTTCTTCGCCCTCCTTCTCTCTTTTTAGTTCTTTCACAATTTCCAAAAATTGATCCACTTCCCTGAAATCACGATAGACTGAAGCCAATCGTACGTAAGCAACCTGGTCCAATTTCTTCAATTCCTCCATAACCAGTTCTCCTATTCGTTTCGTTTCAACTTCGAAGGATCCTTCTTCTCTGAGTTTCAAGCAGATTCTGTTCACAGCTTCCTCGATCTGCTCGTAGGTGACAGGTCTCTTCTCACAAGCTTTTATCATACCATTTTTTATCTTTTCCCTGTCAAACTTCTCCCGCCTGCCATCCTTTTTTACAACGAGAACAGGCGCTTCTTCGTATCTCTCGTAGGTGGTGAATCTTTTACCGCAAGAAGAACACTCCCTGCGTCTTCTGATAGCAGTTCCATCGAGGGTTGGCCTCGAATCGAGCACTCTCGTGTCCATCGAACCACAAAACGGGCACTTCATTTTACATCACCAAACCTTTCAGCTATTTTGATAATTCTTTTCAGTTTCGAGTATATTTGAGATTTTGTGAGATTTAACTTTTTCCCCAGCTCTCTGAGTGAGAGTTCTTTGTTTCTCAATCGAACCAGAGCGACTCTTCTCAAATCCTCGGGTAAGTTTTCGAGTCCCATGTTCTCTTTTATAAGCTCTATCGCACGTATCTGACGAGCCGTACTGTTTGCTGTTCTGATGGCGTTCGCCTCTATAAAGTTGACCGTTCTGTTCACATCACCGATCACTTTTCTTTCAGTGACGATTCGATCTATCTCTTCCAGCTTTCTCTGAACCCCTATGGCTTCAAGGAACACAAGAATGTCCTTTATAGACTTTATATAAAGTTTTCTTGTATTCCTGAGTTCTATGATGCCTGCGTTTATGTTGAAGAAATCTTTCAAGCTTTTTCTGGTGAGAGCGAGCGTTTCTTCCTCAAACAGATTGATTTCCAGATGATAATGATACCTTGGATTCGTCATGGATCCTCCGCTGAGAAACAGTCCTCTCAAAAATGAAACAAAGAGGGCTACGTCGAAGAACGGCTCTATCACCATGAAACTTTCTGAATACTCTGCGGTGATTTTTATGTACCTCTTCTTTATGTTGTGTGATTTCTCTACAATTATCTCCGAAACGGGTTTTGAGAGATACTTCATTAAATTCAAAAGCCGCCTCGAGGCGGCAAAAGAGTGCAAAGAAAAAACGATATGCCTGCTCTTAACATCCAGATCGCCCCGCGCTTTTATGAAACCTAAAAGTTCCGATATAACCTCTTCACGACTACCAAAAGGGACGTTCACGAGTTCTTCTTTTATCTCTTCAGAGAAAGTTCGCCTCAAGAGGCTCACCACCTCGAAATTCTCTCAATCACATCCGCCAGTTTCACAGAGTCGTGTCTTATCTTTCTTTGACCATCTGAGGGGTCAACTATCTCTACAAGAAAAGGCTCTGCCAGAATGGTGTTCTGTATGTTTTCAGCGTCGATCTCCACGAAATCACTGCCCTCTTTTCTATACCTTTCGAGCACCTCTTCAGAAGGTTTGCGGGTGTTCACCAGCACAAAATCGACGCTTTGCTCCAGGTACCTTTCGAGTTCTTTAACGTGGTCCGAGACCCTGTATCCTGTTGTTTCACCTGGCTGGGTCATGAGGTTACACACGTATATTTTCTTCGCCTTCGATTTTTTAATCGCATCCTTCACACCGTTTACGAGAACGTTTGTGATGATACTCGTGTAGAGACTCCCTGGGCCAAAGATGATGATATCGGCCCTTTCAATCGCCTCGAGGACTTCAGGAAGTGCATCGATCGGTCTATCCAGCCTGACTTCGACTATCTTTCCACCTTTTCTGACGATGTTCGTTTCACCGATCACCTCTTCTCCATCTTCGAACCTTGCCACAAGTCTTGCGTGATCTTCGCTTACGGGTAAGACTCTCCCTTTTATAGCGAGCACCCTCTCCAAGATCCTTATGGCCTCCGAAAAACTTCCTTCGATCTTGGTAAGAGCCGCTATTATCAGGTTTCCCAGACTGTGTCCCTTAAAAGACCCCTCACTGAAACGATAGCTCATCAGCTTCGCAAGAAGATCTTCATCTTTTGCCAGAGCCACGATGTTGTTTCTCACATCACCGGGAGGAGGTACGTTCAGCTCTTTTCTTAACTTTCCGGAGCTTCCCCCTTCGTCAGTGACTGAGACAACAGCGGTTATTTCAAAAGAATCGATGTTTTTCAAGCCTTTCAAAAGAGTGGAAAGTCCCGTCCCTCCACCTACAGCGACCACCTTCACCGCTCACACCTTCTCTATGTCCCTGTGTTTCTCAATGACCGTAAAACCTTCTTTTTCCAGCATTTCTTTCAGCCTGTGTGCGATATACACAGATCTATGCTTGCCGCCGGTACATCCTATTCCCACAGTGATTATCCTTCTTCCAGTTCTCTGGTACTCTTCTATCGCCACTTTGAGTACTTCATAGATCTTCTTCGATGAACTCTTCCACCACTGGATAATTTTTAAAGTACGCTTCTACCTCGCTATCCAAACCCGTCTTTGAAGAAAGTTCCGGTACGTAGTGTGGGTTCGGGAGAAAACGAGCATCAAAAACGAAATCCGCGTCCATTGGGATTCCGTGTTTGAATCCGAAACTCATTATTCTGACAGAGGTTCCACCGGCCTGGTTCACGAGAAAATGCGTCAGAGTTTCACGCAGTTGATGTGTGTTCATGCTGGTTGTATCTATCACAACGTCCGCGATTTCCCTTATACGAGACAGGATTTTCCTCTCCTTCTCTATGGCATCTTCCAGCCCTATTCCGTCCTTCTGAAGAGGATGCCTTCTTCTCGTTAGAGCGTATCTCCTCAGAAGTTCCTCCGTGGACGCCTCCAGAAAAATTACCAGAGCATTCGTCTTTTCTTTTATTCTCTCAACCGTCGATATGGGATCTCCAAGGTGTTCGCTTCGCACATCAATGGCCATCGCCATCTTTTCAAGATCGGAACTCATGAAGAGCTTCAAAAGTTCCTCCAGTATGTTACCGGGAACGTTATCAACACAAAAATACCCCAGATCCTCCAGAAAACCCATCGCGGTGGTTTTTCCCGCCCCCGAAAGCCCGGACACAACGACTATTCTCTTCAAGGTTCCTGATCACCTTCCCTGAGTGCCTGAGAAAGTTTTTTCTTCAGATTTCTAATTCTCTCACTCATTTTCACGTTTTCGAGCACGGTGTTGGCCAACATGACGAACAGGATGTTATCTATCCCCACTTCGTCGATGAATTCTTCGTACCGCTTGAAGTCTTTTTCTATTTTTTCTATGGTTTGATTGACTATCTCCAGATCCTCATCCGTAACGAGGTTGTACACTTTCTTTCCAAGTCTAACGCTTATTTTCTTCTTCATCCTGTATCATCCCCTGATCGGTTGTGAGGGAGAGAAAACGCTGAATTTTCTCCACGAGTGTGTTCAGAGACCTTTTATGTTGCTCGATGGTCTTTTCCAGCTGCTCCTTCTCCTTTTCTAAGTGAAGTATCCTTTCATTCAACTGTTTCACCTTCGACCACAGTTCCTTATTTTCCTCTTTCAACTTTTTGTAATCCTCTATCATTGAATCGAGAATCCTTTCGAGATCCTCCAGTTCTTTCATTCATTTTCCCTCCTTCGTGATTATATTAACACATCACGAATCGTTTTTATAACCAGGTTTTCAGGTACTTCAAGACCACGAAGCAGGATTTTTGCACCCCTCTCTGTGTAGTCCATCTCAACGAGCTCCAGCCCCATCATCTCCACAACTCTGAACACATTGTTCAGTTCCTGATAATCTACTTCCACTTCGAACTCTTTCATGAGCCTCAGCTTTCTCAATTCTGCTCCCTTGACCGCCATCTCAGCGGCCGAAGAGTAAGCTTCTATGAGTCCACGAACACCCAGTTTCACTCCACCAAAATATCTTGTGACAACGATCGCCGTGTTCATAAGATCGTATTTTTTTAGAGCCCCGAGGATTGGTCTGCCCGCCGTTCCACTCGGCTCACCGTCGTCCGAACTGTGTTCAAGAATACCGTTTGGAGAGAAGATCCTGTAAGCCCAGCAGTTGTGAGTTGCATCTCTCTTCGAAACTTCTTTCAGCTTCTCACGAAAGTCTTTTTCATCCTTTACTGGAAAGATCGTGGCATAGAACTCCGATCTTTTAACGTTGATTCTTTCTGTATGGGGTTTCACCACCGTCTTCCATTCCACCAGATTTCAACCTCCGTTTCCAGCTCCACACCGTATTTCTCCTTCACCTTTTTTCTCACAAAATCAATGAGTTTCATCACGTCATCAAAAGTAGCACTTCCTGCGTTCACAATGAATCCCGCATGTTTTTCCGATATCTGAGCCCCTCCAATTCTGTAACCTTTCAGACCCAGGGATTCTATGGCCTTTCCCACGTAGAAATCCTCTCTTGGCCTTTTGAAAACACTACCCGCACTCGGAAGGTCAAGGGGTTGTTTTTCCAGACGCCTCCTCATGTAATCGTCCATCTTCGCTTTTATGGTTTCCTTCTTTTCTTTTTTGAAACTCATCATCACACGTGTTATGATCAATTTCTCCCTTTTAAACGTACTGTCTCTGTAGCCGAAAAAAATCTCGTTCCTCGAAAGCCAGGTCTTTTCTCCATCTCTTAGAACCTCGACCGCTTCGACGAACTCTCCAATCTCTCCTCCGTACGCTCCCGCGTTCATATAGATGGCTCCCCCCACGCTCCCCGGTATCCCGTATGCGAACTCCAGTCCCCCGAGTTCCGCTTCCATCAAAAATAGACAGAGTCTCTTCAGGGGAGTTCCACTTTCTACCAGTACTTTTTCTCCCTTTATTTCAATTTGATTCAACCTTTCTGTTTTCAACACTGCGATATCCAGATCTTCATCTTGAACCAGAAGGTTCGTGCCAAGTCCCATTATTTGAAACGGAAGATCCTTCAGAACAGTGATGGCTCGTT contains the following coding sequences:
- the nrdR gene encoding transcriptional regulator NrdR produces the protein MKCPFCGSMDTRVLDSRPTLDGTAIRRRRECSSCGKRFTTYERYEEAPVLVVKKDGRREKFDREKIKNGMIKACEKRPVTYEQIEEAVNRICLKLREEGSFEVETKRIGELVMEELKKLDQVAYVRLASVYRDFREVDQFLEIVKELKREKEGEEQ
- the lysS gene encoding lysine--tRNA ligase produces the protein MLKEFKEQRLKEIQELRSMGIEPYPYKFEKELTAREIREKYDYLQAGEVLESEKLSFAGRVMSIRHHGKTAFFHMKDDTGRIQAYIKADSVGKEKMDLFKRHVKIGDFVGVRGFPFKSKTGELTIYVQEYTLLSKALRPLPEKWHGIKDKEIIYRQRYLELIVNDEAIERFKKRFKAVRVIREFLNSRGFIEVETPILHYVTGGAEARPFVTHLNVFDIDMYLRIAPELYLKRLIVGGFEKIYEIGKNFRNEGISYKHSPEFTSIEIYQAYADYNDMMDLTEELIVEVVKRTCGTLKISYQGKEIDFTPPWKRVRMRDFLKEKLGVDILEDPDEVLLKKLEEHGVELEIKNRAHLIDKLRDLVEEELVNPTFIIDHPVVISPLAKRHREDPRLTERFELIIFGREIANAFSELNDPVDQYQRFLEQAKMREEGDEEAHMMDLDFVRALEYGMPPTGGLGIGLDRLFMFITDSPTIRDVIPFPIVKPKKFEEEEAEFEGGFEE
- a CDS encoding LTA synthase family protein; translation: MSDYLLVVFLAAKIVLFYVPTLSSFSVSVVFSTAGWLMLLILVFKGGHKLLYTVLSLLLFVDFLYFQNFGNLPSIKEVVLLPQVGDLGGEIKYFIDLYSLLFVADLPFVWFFFKENTKRAYSLSSLFVLVLSFTFLGAIHTSQNLQSKFVFNRYGVFDYHVQDIINLFVNKKEENNDLTVSSVRNETTKPSQKSFFGIGKGKNVIVVQMESLQNFVIGLEVNGQEVTPNINSFLRDSGTVYFSSCYQQVGSGNTADAEFIVNTSLHTLGDSVVYEEYPVINLPALPRIMKQNGYHTIAFHGNVGWFWNREEVYKHIGFDEFVSLEDFQQDEVFGMGLADVSFFKQAVQKLRNYPQPFYAFLITISSHTPFVIPEEHRKLELPEDIADTIVGHYLQAIHYADEAFGVFIDELKRAELYENSVIVLYGDHAGLYPFNREVKTKIPEILDREFSFEIALNIPFAIHIPGENIRRVVNVPGGQIDFLPTILNVMGINYREGFFMGQDLLNAKHGFAALRYHVPDGSFIDDNRVFIVSWDGRLDKSTAIDRKNGTPQRYVEFLDGYVKAIQQIEASRYFILRNCQPLQKVAKDQTSSR
- a CDS encoding peptidyl-prolyl cis-trans isomerase, which produces MRKWMKKWQGVIIWTIAIAFVAGMIWWSVSINLRNTQNNVKYTLEQSLAYITKDGTALNDPIYWLMPWEVNDYYSNLLSSYQITSLDPLFEEPRLKALIADVFLQQKVVLYYAEKNNIKPSKKEIEQEVNNVIQTIKNDQNQLNRIERMYGSLSNYEKNYLEPQIRVQLTIKKVQEKVGVVTEDEIKKYFEENKEDLQKQYDRVDIEAVSFDSSSTAQEFIAKASEMGFDEAASSMNVTVQPFSNATRGIFPDEIDTALFSATPGSIVGPFYFLDQWYVFRVKTSSVLTDFNAFSNSDAYSDVKTKLEQEKFQKWLEEFMKEENLSYAFNDQVLEYWWKYLKNEEDLYEKLANLLFQGENLAAETPDELKSLFVLLSDSKIQELTKQIAELTQYRTALENSQEPDEDLIKKYGKLSIEEVDARKEELEKKKAELENKKRAVVDYLYENYPSSTYVLEYAYRLHPNDINIKYNYYSNLYNQIKPYLSTGTYDPNQIFGVLLGLYTVAEATDASTSIRLDSYYMLYDMSLALNDPTSAKYYLDEMKKIDPNFMDYESAYNQVEAILEAMKTTEESTPSTATGE
- the greA gene encoding transcription elongation factor GreA, with protein sequence MKKVRLTREGYEKLKKELEDLKRKFMYEISERIKEARELGDLSENSEYEAAKNEQGRVGSRIMEIEQILSNAEIIEDSEESDEVTLGKWVVIKNLDTGEEHKFRIVTPQEADFFAQKLSSDSPLGKSLLGRKVGDVVKVKAPSGVQRYQVIAVMNK
- a CDS encoding MATE family efflux transporter, with amino-acid sequence MVLERETIGIKLLRGDPRKAIVKLSIPMMLAMLVQTIYNLADGIWVAGLGPYALAAIGLFFPVFMVIISLAAGIGVGASSVVSQKIGERDKEGADTAASVSILLSIVIGFLSIAVILPFISDILIFAGAQGETLRLALEYSVILVYFIPLIMFNNVANGVFRGEGDAKRAMVAITIGSLLNIGLDPVFIYVFGMGIRGAAYATVVSIAVSSLLIAYWMFFKKDTYVSFRLKWDGEILKRILKIGIPASLAQISMSVAIYVLNVFAVRSGGDYGVAVFTSAWRVINFGTVPLIGMAMAVTSVTGAAFGERNGEKLETAHLYAVKLGFFVGLAVMFTILIFAPYIARLFTYSQEGEKLYSDLVKALRILSLFLPGVPFGMFTSSMFQGVGQGLKSLIVTIMRTVIMQVVFSWLFVFVLRIGLVGVWWGIVLGNTTSAFITFNWGRFTVKHLKRDFQKNIT
- a CDS encoding HAD family hydrolase produces the protein MRIFLFDYDGTLAEDNGFAEEYFKKLTSFFRDRGVSISPELVLGCVEEITRNPDGSTNLERYMKCLEKRTSQCAEKWKELFMEFYESELFDSLKGTVEPVKGTVDLLKEKKKEGKVVLATNPVFPRIAILKRLNWIGLSEDDFHLITDMESFHFCKPDPRYYLEICEKMGVSPEDCVMYGDDELNDGECEKVGMKFIRVR